The Pantoea eucalypti sequence CTGACGGCGCATGGTTCCATTCCGGATGCGGTTTCCGCCACGCAGCAGGGCGTATTCAGCTTCCTGACGAAACCGGTTGATCGGGACGCACTCTACAAAGCGATTGATGAGGCGCTGGCACAGCAGGCACCGGTCAGTGATGACCGCTGGCGCGAGGCGATCGTCACCCGCAGCCCGCTGATGCTAAAGCTGCTGGAGCAGGCGCATATGGTGGCGCAGTCGGATGTCAGCGTTCTGATTAATGGTCAGAGTGGCACCGGCAAAGAGATGCTGGCGCAGGCGATTCACACCGCCAGCCCGCGTAACGGCAAGCCTTTTGTCGCCATTAACTGTGGCGCTTTGCCGGAGCAGCTGCTGGAATCAGAGCTGTTTGGTCACGCCAAAGGTGCTTTTACCGGTGCGGTCAGTGCGCGTGAGGGGTTATTTAAAGCGGCAGGCGGCGGTACGCTGTTCCTGGATGAGATTGGCGATATGCCGCAGCCATTGCAGGTTAAGTTGTTGCGGGTGTTGCAGGAGCGTAAGGTCAGACCGCTGGGCAGCGACCACGATAGTGAGATCGACGTGCGAATCATTTCAGCCACGCATCGCGATCTGCCGAAGGCGATGGAGAAGAAAGAGTTTCGTGAGGATCTCTTCTATCGTCTGAATGTGGTGAATCTGAAAATACCCGCGCTGCATCAGCGCACAGAAGATATCCCGCTGCTGGCCAATCATCTGCTGCGCCAGGCAGCGGAACGGCATAAGCCACAGATTCGCAGTTTTTCCGTTGATGCGATGAAGCGTCTGATGGCCGCAAGCTGGCCAGGCAACGTGCGCCAGCTGGTAAACGTCATTGAGCAGTGCGTGGCGCTGAGTTCATCACCGGTGATCAGTGATGCGCTGGTGGAGCAGGCGTTGAGCGGCGAGAACAGCGCCTTGCCGACCTTTGCGGAGGCGCGTAATCAGTTTGAGCTGAACTATCTGCGTAAGCTGTTGCAGATGACCAAAGGCAATGTGACCAACGCCGCACGTCTGGCTGGACGCAACCGCACGGAGTTCTATAAGCTGCTGTCTCGCCATGAACTGGATGCCAGTGATTTCAAAGAGTAGCGGAGGCTGCGACGTAATACTGGCAGGTTGCCTGCTCAGGCCCGAATCAGAATGGGTGCGGTCAGCATAATCTGACAGCGCTTGCGGCAACCTGAAGAATCCCGGATATTACCGCCCGACAGCGCCAGCAACATTTATACTTGATAAACCCTCTGACCATGGAGGGAGTGAAAAAGGGTCTGACATGAAAAAGATTGATGCGATTATCAAACCATTCAAGCTCGATGATGTTCGTGAAGCCTTAGCGGAAGTCGGCATCACCGGGATGACCGTGAGTGAAGTAAAGGGCTTTGGTCGCCAGAAAGGGCATACCGAGCTGTATCGCGGCGCAGAGTATATGGTCGATTTCTTACCTAAAGTGAAAATCGAGATGGTGGTGGGCGACGATATCGTTGATACCTGCGTCGAGACCATTATGCGCACCGCGCAGACCGGCAAAATCGGTGACGGTAAAATCTTTGTCTTCGACGTGGCGCGCGTGGTGCGTATCCGTACGGGTGAAGAGGATGAAGAGGCGATCTGATCGTCTTTTTATCAGCGATTAATCAGTATAAAAAGGCCCGCGTTGCGGGCTTTTTTATACCTGGAAATCGGATGAGGTCTACTGTGAGATCAAGCCAGCGCAGAGAACCCGGTCAGATCGGAAAGACGCAAAACCCGCCATCCATGGCACGCTCGGCCCGGACGATTACGCACCTCATCCCTGAGGTGCGCCCGTAAACGGGCCAACGCGTTGCATTGTTCAAAAACGCTCCCGGCGTTTTTAGTACGCACCTCGTCCCTGAGGTGCGCCCGTTGCCGGGCCAACGCTTTGCGTTGTTCAAAAACGCTCCCGGCGTTTTTGTCCATGTCGCGGGACGCTTTCCTCTTCTGCCCGAGTTCCCTTCGCTTTGAAGCTGTCTGTTGCTGCCTGAACTTAGTAGCAGATTTACATCCCTTTGTGCGGGCCAAAAAGTTCGTAATGAATGCGTGCATCTGCCACGCGGGCATCGCGCAGTTGCGCCACCACATGCTGCATAAAGGGTAGCGGTCCACAGAGATAGAAGTGGGTATCGGATGACGCTAATCGTGCAGCCATTTTGCTGATATCCATCAGCCCCTGCGTGTCATAGCGACCGGTATCTTCAGCAGCGGGATCGCGATACCAGACCTCACTGATAAAATCGGCGAGCTGCGCGCCAGTGGCACTCACTTCCTCGCCAAACGCATGCTGTTTGCCGTTCTCTGCGGCGTGCAGCCAGCTGACCGGTGCGCGATGCTCGCTGGCTGCCAGTGAATGCAGCATCGCCAGCATCGGCGTCTGACCCACGCCCGCAGAGATAAGTGCGACTGGCGTGCCAGAATCGACCTCCAGGAAGAAGTCGCCGTGCGGTGCGGCGAGCATCAGCTCATCACCCACTTTGCCATGCTGATGCAGCCAGCCGGAGACCGTGCCCTGCGCTTCGCGTTTCACCGCAATACGATACGCTTTACCGTTGCTGAGATGCGTCAGTGAGTACTGACGAATCTGGTGATGCTCGAAGCTGGCAGGCTGCAGGTGTACTGTCAGATACTGACCCGGTTTAAAAGCGGCTACCGGGCCGCCATCCACCGGCGTGAAGGTAAAGCTTTTAATGACCTCGCTCTGCTGCTCAACTGCGCTGATGCGAAACGCGCGGGTGCCACGCCAGCCGCCGGTTTGCTGCGCTGTGGCCTGATAGATCTCTTCTTCCCGATTGATGAACACATCCGCCAGGATGCCATAGGCCTGGCCCCACGCAGCCAGCGCCTCGTCACCGGGATTCAGCAATTCTTTGATGGTCGCCAGCAGATTTTCACCGACGATGGCGTATTGGGCAGGCTGAATATTCAGGCTGGTGTGTTTCTGCGCGATTTTTTCTACCGCAGGCAGCAGCACGGCCAGATTCTCCAGATTCGCGCCATAGGCGCAGATAGCGTTGAACAACGCTTCGCGCTGATCGCCATTGCGCTGGTTATTCATATTGAAGACGTTTTTGAGTTCAGGGTGGTGCGACAGCATACGGTCATAGAAGTGTGCGGTAAGCTTTGGACCGCAGGCGGCTATGGCAGGCAGCGTCGATTTAACGGTGGCGATGGTGTGTGCATCAAGCATATCAATGGCCTCTTATTAAACATGTATTTTAAATGCATGTTATAGCCGCCTTGCCTGTGGTGTAAATAAGCCGGGAAACTTTCTGGCTCCCCATGTGGCAACTTTTTGGTGCATCAACAGACGACGCCGTCACATCGTTGAGAAAAAATGTGACGGCTGAACAGGCTAAAAAGGTGTAAAAAAGCGCTGCCAGTCGCCAGCCAATCGTTTGCGTAAAAAGAGGCGGTTCACCCTACCTTCACCTGTTAAAACGGTTTACACTGTTGGCCTTCGCCCCTGAAGGGGGGTAAATACCGTCAGAAAGTTAGCTGAGTCAGGAGATCCGGATGTTAAAGCGTGATATGAACATTGCCGATTACGATGCCGAGTTGTGGCAGGCAATGGAGCAGGAGACAGTGCGTCAGGAAGAGCACATTGAACTGATTGCTTCTGAAAACTACACCAGCCCGCGTGTTATGCAGGCACAGGGTTCTCAGCTCACCAATAAATACGCTGAAGGCTATCCGGGCAAACGTTACTACGGCGGCTGTGAGTACGTTGATATCGTTGAGCAGCTGGCGATCGACCGCGCAAAAGCGCTGTTTGGTGCTGATTACGCTAACGTGCAGCCACACTCAGGTTCACAGGCTAACTTCGCTGTTTATACGGCGCTGCTTCAGCCGGGCGATACTATCCTCGGGATGAACCTGGCGCACGGTGGACACCTGACTCACGGCTCACCGGTTAACCTGTCTGGCAAACTCTATAACGTGGTTGCTTACGGTATCGATGAGACCGGAAAAATCAATTACGACGAGCTGGCTGAACTGGCGAAAACCCACAAGCCAAAAATGATCGTTGGCGGCTTCTCAGCTTACTCTGGCGTCTGCGACTGGGCGAAAATGCGTGAAATCGCGGATAGCGTGGGTGCCTGGCTGTTTGTCGATATGGCCCACGTTGCCGGCCTGATTGCCGCGGACGTTTATCCAAGCCCGATTCCCCATGCGCACGTCGTGACCTCCACCACCCACAAAACGCTGGCGGGTCCGCGCGGTGGTATCATTCTGGCTAAAAACGGCGACGAAGATTTCTACAAGAAACTGAACTCTGCTGTCTTCCCGGGCGGCCAGGGCGGTCCTCTGATGCACGTTATCGCGGGTAAAGCAGTTGCCTTCAAAGAGGCGATGGAGCCGGAGTTTAAAACCTACCAGCAGCAGGTGGCAAAAAATGCCAAAGCGATGGTTGAAGTGCTGATTGAGCGTGGCTATGACATCGTTTCCGGTGGCACCTATAACCATCTGTTCCTGATCGATCTGGTGAGCAAAAACCTGACCGGTAAAGAAGCGGATGCCGCGCTGGGCCGTGCCAACATCACGGTTAACAAGAACAGCGTACCGAACGACCCGAAAAGCCCGTTTGTGACGTCGGGTATCCGTATCGGTACACCTGCCGTTACGCGTCGTGGCTTCAACGAAGCAGACGTGCGTGAGCTGGCTGGCTGGATCGCTGATGTACTGGATAACGTCAATGACGAAGCCACCATTGAGCGCACCAAAAAGAAAGTGCTGGATATCTGCAGCCGTCTGCCGGTCTACGCTTAATCGCTAACCTGTTGTAAGACAGCACAAAAAGGATGGCAATTGCCATCCTTTTTTATTGCCTGCTCCGCAGTGCTCTGCCAGAGTAACGCCTGTTTATGCTGCCTGGCAGCAAACTTACTGGAGGGAATATGGCAATCGGCTCCGCCAGATGGCTCGGATTGGGCTACTTCACTTACTTCTTCTGTTACGGCATCTATCTGCCATTCTGGGGCGTGTGGCTGAAAGGCACCGGCCTGGATGCTGAAAAGATTGGCCTGCTGCTCGGATGTGGCATGGTCGCGCGCTTTGTCGGCAGTCTGCTTATCGCTTCTCAGGTCAAAAATCCATCACGGTTGATTACGGCGCTGCGCCTGCTGGCGCTGATGACCTGTCTGTTCGCCGCCGGTTTCTGGGTGGGCGAGCAGTGGATGTGGCTGCTTACCGTGATGATTGGCTTTAACCTCTTTTTCTCACCGCTGGTTCCCCTCAGCGATGCGCTGGCCGCCACCTGGACACAGCAGATTGGGCTGGCATACGGGCCGGTCAGGCTGTGGGGCTCGCTGGCCTTTGTCATCAGCTCGGCGTTAACCGGCGTGCTGGTCAGCGCCTGGTCCTCAAACGCAATTCTGATGCTGTTATCCATTGGCGTCATTTCTATGCTGGCGGGCATGATGCTGACACCCGTCACACAACCGCAGGGCCATGAGCGACAGGGCCCTGCGGGCGGTGGATGGCAGGAGTGGCGGGCGTTACTGCGCGAGAATGCGGTATGGCGATTCATGCTCTGCGTGACACTGCTGCAGGGCGCACACGCCGCCTATTATGGCTTCAGTGCTATCTGGTGGCAGGAGAGCGGCTATTCCGCCTCGACGGTGGGCTATCTCTGGTCGCTGGGCGTGGTGGCAGAGATTGTCGTCTTTGCCATGAGCAACCGGCTGTTCCGCCGCTGGAGCGCGCGCGATCTGCTGCTGCTTTCGGGCATCTGCGCGCTAATTCGCTGGGGTCTGATGGGGGCGACAACGGCGCTGCCGCTGCTGATTGTGGCGCAAATTCTCCACTGTGGCAGCTTCACCGTCTGCCATCTTGCAGCGATGCGATTTATCGCCGCGCGTCAGGGGGCGGAAGTCATCCGACTGCAGTCGCTCTATTCCGCGCTGGCGATGGGCGGTGGCATTGCGATAATGACGATGATCTGCGGCGTGCTGTTCGCCCATCTGCAGGGGCATCTGTTCTGGGTGATGGCACTGGTGGCACTGCCCGCGCTGTTTCTGCGGCCCGGCTACGACTCCAGTAAATAACGAATACGCTGCTGATGGTGTAACGTCAGCGGCAGTTCCGCATGCACCAGCGGCGGAGAGTAGAGTGGCAACGAGGTCGGGTAGGGCGAAATGATGATGTCGACATCACGTGGCGCGCCCTCCCGCTGAAACAGTTTCACGTCCTGATAGGTAATATTAATTGGCAGCAGCGTGATCTCACGAATCTGCTGTTCTACATCCTGTTCCAGATCGGCGTCGTCGCCGGTCAGGATCAGCACCTGCTTCTCCTGCAGCGCACTCTCCTGCATCAGCCAGGCGCCGAAAATAATGGTAATTAAACTCACCTCTTCCGGTGTAAAAGCGATGCGGTAGTGCTGCTCAAAAGCCTGCAGCGCCTGCTGAGTGGTGCGAAGCAGACGCGGATAGAGGCGGCTGACATCCAGTGCCACGCTATTGTCGATACCGATATTGAAATGGGTGCGATCCAGCGCCTGCGCCAGATGCGGATAGAGCTGGTGCAGCAGTTCATTGCGGTCAGCAAAGGTAATCCCGGCACAGGCTTCAAAATCATCAATCAGCTGCTGAGTCGCTTTCATTAACTGCTGTTCAGCAGGATGCGCAATCGCGTCCACGACCGGCGTATGTATCTGGCTGAACAGCAGCGTCCAGAAATCCGCTTCACTGACGGGCGGAGCAATATGGCAGCGTTTGCGCCAGTGGTAGATCACATCCTCAGCGGCCTGCCGCTCAGGCTTCTGCTGCAGCCAGAGACATTGCGCCTCACTGAACAGCACCGGCTGACGCTGGCACAAGCCATACTTCATGAATATCTGCAGAAACAGCCGGTCACGTTCGCTGAAGTCACGCTTCAGGCGCAGGCTACAGTGCTGAATCAGTGCCTGTAAATTGGTCTCATCCCACAGCGCTTTCTCAATCTTCATGACTTTCAGGCGCTGACGCAGAGGCGCGGCAAAATGTTCGCAGACGAAGTCCTGCGATAAACGCAGACTGCGTCGCAGGTTATGCAGCAGACAGAGGCGCCGATCCAGCTCAGTTCCATGAAGACGAAAGCTGCCATCTACCATCTGATGCAATTCCAGCTGGTGATATCGCTGTATCTCATGGCCCACATCCGCGATATCCTGTCGGGCAACGTCAGGATCGACGCCATTCAGCTGGCAGACTTTTTCAAGCGTAAGCAAAGGTGTCGGCAGAAACAGCAGCAATAAAAGATGGCACTGACGCTGTGAACGGGAGAAGAGTGGTGCCAAAGGGGTAGCAGAACTCATCAATCAGATTTCCAGCAGGCTATTTTGAGCTAAGAATAGTCAACCCGTTCAGCGCCTGCGCGGTTTACGCGGTTTATTTGCCAGAGGTTTAAGGCGGGTCACAAAATTTTGTTACTTATAGATTCTTTTCGTCGGGAACGTTACTTTATAACATTATGAAACGCGCACTCTTTGCTCTGTTAATGGTATTAAGTCCGGCTGTGCTGGCACACCCTCACAGCTTCATTGATATGAAAACGGAACTGGTGGTGAAGGATGACACCTTTAGCGGGTTGAAGATGACCTGGACCATGGATGAGATTACCTCCGCTGATCTGCTGTATGACGCGGGCGACGCGAAACCTGGCACTGTAGTGTGGAAAAAGCTGGCAGCGGGTGTGATGGCAAACGTGCTGGGCCAGCACTACTTCTCAGAAATCTGGCACAACCAACAGCGGGTAAAGTTTTTGAATCTGCCAACGGAATATAACCTTTCGCGAAACGGCCACAAAGCGGTGCTGGAATTTATTCTGCCGCTGGCGGAACCCCCGAAGCTGACCGGACAGCGCTTTGAGATCCTGACTTTTGATCCCACCTATTTCGTCGATATGTTTTACGACAATCCCGGTGCTTTAACGCTGCCGCCTGCACTGCAGACGCGTTGCCGGTTTACCCTCAATACGCCCAAACCCAACGACTCACTGAAACAGTATGCGCTGTCGCTGGACAAAGCGGATGCCCCGGCTGAAGAGATGGATTTAGGCCGCCAGTTCGCACAAACGGTGGTACTGAAATGTCAATAATCTCCACGCCTTCCAGGGCCACCCGACTCTGGCCACTCTGGCTGATAGCAGGACTCTTCTCTGGCGGCGCACTGCTGGTCTGGCTTTACTGGTCGCAGATTCTGCTTCAGAGTGTATTGTGGCAGAAAGATTTGCACCGGCAGATGACTCAGCTGTTACAGCAGGTCGCGGAGCAGCCACACCAGGCAGGCATATCGCTGGTGATATTCAGCCTGATCTATGGCGTGCTGCACGCGCTGGGACCGGGCCACGGAAAAGTGGTGATCGCGACCTTTCTGGCGACCCATCCGAGCCGCGTCAGAACCAGTATCAGGCTGACGCTGCTTGCCTCACTGCTGCAGGGATCGGTCGCGATTGTGCTGGTCACGGTGATGCTGGTGCTGCTGAAAACGTCGTCGCGCCAGCTGCATCTCAGCAGTTTCTGGCTTGAAAAGGGCAGTTATCTGCTGGTGATCGGGCTGGGTGTGATGATCGGGTATCGGGCGCTGCGTGCGCTGTGGCTGGCGTTGCGCCCACGACCCGCTCCGGTATTTCGTGCTTTCCAGCCGCAGCATCAGCATGACGAGCATTGCGGATGCGGCCACGCACATCTGCCGACGCCGCAGCAGATGA is a genomic window containing:
- the glrR gene encoding two-component system response regulator GlrR, with the protein product MVRQAAKLLLVDDDPSLLKLLGMRLRSEGYQITTAGSGPEALRLLQKEKIELVISDLRMDEMDGLALFGEIQKRHTGLPVIILTAHGSIPDAVSATQQGVFSFLTKPVDRDALYKAIDEALAQQAPVSDDRWREAIVTRSPLMLKLLEQAHMVAQSDVSVLINGQSGTGKEMLAQAIHTASPRNGKPFVAINCGALPEQLLESELFGHAKGAFTGAVSAREGLFKAAGGGTLFLDEIGDMPQPLQVKLLRVLQERKVRPLGSDHDSEIDVRIISATHRDLPKAMEKKEFREDLFYRLNVVNLKIPALHQRTEDIPLLANHLLRQAAERHKPQIRSFSVDAMKRLMAASWPGNVRQLVNVIEQCVALSSSPVISDALVEQALSGENSALPTFAEARNQFELNYLRKLLQMTKGNVTNAARLAGRNRTEFYKLLSRHELDASDFKE
- the glnB gene encoding nitrogen regulatory protein P-II produces the protein MKKIDAIIKPFKLDDVREALAEVGITGMTVSEVKGFGRQKGHTELYRGAEYMVDFLPKVKIEMVVGDDIVDTCVETIMRTAQTGKIGDGKIFVFDVARVVRIRTGEEDEEAI
- the hmpA gene encoding NO-inducible flavohemoprotein, yielding MLDAHTIATVKSTLPAIAACGPKLTAHFYDRMLSHHPELKNVFNMNNQRNGDQREALFNAICAYGANLENLAVLLPAVEKIAQKHTSLNIQPAQYAIVGENLLATIKELLNPGDEALAAWGQAYGILADVFINREEEIYQATAQQTGGWRGTRAFRISAVEQQSEVIKSFTFTPVDGGPVAAFKPGQYLTVHLQPASFEHHQIRQYSLTHLSNGKAYRIAVKREAQGTVSGWLHQHGKVGDELMLAAPHGDFFLEVDSGTPVALISAGVGQTPMLAMLHSLAASEHRAPVSWLHAAENGKQHAFGEEVSATGAQLADFISEVWYRDPAAEDTGRYDTQGLMDISKMAARLASSDTHFYLCGPLPFMQHVVAQLRDARVADARIHYELFGPHKGM
- the glyA gene encoding serine hydroxymethyltransferase, which codes for MLKRDMNIADYDAELWQAMEQETVRQEEHIELIASENYTSPRVMQAQGSQLTNKYAEGYPGKRYYGGCEYVDIVEQLAIDRAKALFGADYANVQPHSGSQANFAVYTALLQPGDTILGMNLAHGGHLTHGSPVNLSGKLYNVVAYGIDETGKINYDELAELAKTHKPKMIVGGFSAYSGVCDWAKMREIADSVGAWLFVDMAHVAGLIAADVYPSPIPHAHVVTSTTHKTLAGPRGGIILAKNGDEDFYKKLNSAVFPGGQGGPLMHVIAGKAVAFKEAMEPEFKTYQQQVAKNAKAMVEVLIERGYDIVSGGTYNHLFLIDLVSKNLTGKEADAALGRANITVNKNSVPNDPKSPFVTSGIRIGTPAVTRRGFNEADVRELAGWIADVLDNVNDEATIERTKKKVLDICSRLPVYA
- a CDS encoding 3-phenylpropionate MFS transporter — translated: MAIGSARWLGLGYFTYFFCYGIYLPFWGVWLKGTGLDAEKIGLLLGCGMVARFVGSLLIASQVKNPSRLITALRLLALMTCLFAAGFWVGEQWMWLLTVMIGFNLFFSPLVPLSDALAATWTQQIGLAYGPVRLWGSLAFVISSALTGVLVSAWSSNAILMLLSIGVISMLAGMMLTPVTQPQGHERQGPAGGGWQEWRALLRENAVWRFMLCVTLLQGAHAAYYGFSAIWWQESGYSASTVGYLWSLGVVAEIVVFAMSNRLFRRWSARDLLLLSGICALIRWGLMGATTALPLLIVAQILHCGSFTVCHLAAMRFIAARQGAEVIRLQSLYSALAMGGGIAIMTMICGVLFAHLQGHLFWVMALVALPALFLRPGYDSSK
- the csiE gene encoding stationary phase inducible protein CsiE — protein: MSSATPLAPLFSRSQRQCHLLLLLFLPTPLLTLEKVCQLNGVDPDVARQDIADVGHEIQRYHQLELHQMVDGSFRLHGTELDRRLCLLHNLRRSLRLSQDFVCEHFAAPLRQRLKVMKIEKALWDETNLQALIQHCSLRLKRDFSERDRLFLQIFMKYGLCQRQPVLFSEAQCLWLQQKPERQAAEDVIYHWRKRCHIAPPVSEADFWTLLFSQIHTPVVDAIAHPAEQQLMKATQQLIDDFEACAGITFADRNELLHQLYPHLAQALDRTHFNIGIDNSVALDVSRLYPRLLRTTQQALQAFEQHYRIAFTPEEVSLITIIFGAWLMQESALQEKQVLILTGDDADLEQDVEQQIREITLLPINITYQDVKLFQREGAPRDVDIIISPYPTSLPLYSPPLVHAELPLTLHHQQRIRYLLES
- a CDS encoding DUF1007 family protein gives rise to the protein MKRALFALLMVLSPAVLAHPHSFIDMKTELVVKDDTFSGLKMTWTMDEITSADLLYDAGDAKPGTVVWKKLAAGVMANVLGQHYFSEIWHNQQRVKFLNLPTEYNLSRNGHKAVLEFILPLAEPPKLTGQRFEILTFDPTYFVDMFYDNPGALTLPPALQTRCRFTLNTPKPNDSLKQYALSLDKADAPAEEMDLGRQFAQTVVLKCQ
- a CDS encoding nickel/cobalt transporter yields the protein MSIISTPSRATRLWPLWLIAGLFSGGALLVWLYWSQILLQSVLWQKDLHRQMTQLLQQVAEQPHQAGISLVIFSLIYGVLHALGPGHGKVVIATFLATHPSRVRTSIRLTLLASLLQGSVAIVLVTVMLVLLKTSSRQLHLSSFWLEKGSYLLVIGLGVMIGYRALRALWLALRPRPAPVFRAFQPQHQHDEHCGCGHAHLPTPQQMNGNVSWKTQMLVVVSMGLRPCSGAIMMLLFAKVIGVYGWGILSAAVMALGTALTISAIGLLVQQARSVAQRLAQPGAGAGIMRLLIPILALTGSLILIVVGIALWQSARLTLGGGIRPF